One part of the Mya arenaria isolate MELC-2E11 chromosome 3, ASM2691426v1 genome encodes these proteins:
- the LOC128227854 gene encoding uncharacterized protein LOC128227854 isoform X1, whose amino-acid sequence MPADSGGHQSAVILTQDKGVNTDRNFKEEVKRKIRLLRDTSVKFTLFCQERESVISTLFSKLKETGRGHKEEDVNILKEHVREYAFRCTFESGKLFVLKEAVLNITEEYTYQGKVAPKFVKVLKEELQKLMQMIENKSERHESYSQTLKDHDRKTSNRFYVDMLEEDISVMRTEAKEFHEYCDEKYSKIKSHLQAVLKPEQQGGFTDECLKEHATAMKMLTHASKSYFRKICSVKETIRILEKHCHRAKRNTTECSEVVMTFETELGLLKEMHRKRFEEFENNDKEITQKELSRQKSFIDEIDRLKKQLRSSCEQQTKVRKQLKETEAIVDDFAKQLDDNKSYGHSAFSSRI is encoded by the exons ATGCCTGCTGACTCTGGTGGCCATCAAAGTGCTGTTATTTTGACACAGGATAAGGGAGTTAACACGGATAG AAATTTCAAAGAAGAGGTTAAAAGAAAAATACGTTTACTAAGAGATACATCTGTGAAGTTCACACTATTTTGCCAGGAAAGGGAAAGCGTGATCTctacattattttcaaaactgaagGAAACAGGCAGAGG ACACAAGGAAGAAGATGTCAATATtcttaaagaacatgttagagAGTATGCATTTCGCTGCACATTTGAAAGTGGGAAGCTATTTGTACTTAAAGAAGCAGTTTTAAATATCACTGAAGAATACACTTACCA AGGGAAAGTAGCTCCAAAGTTTGTAAAAGTACTGAAGGAAGAGTTACAAAAGCTGATGCAAATGATAGAAAACAAAAGCGAACGGCATGAATCCTATTCACAAACACTTAAAGACCACGACCGCAAAACTTCCaacag ATTTTACGTTGATATGCTCGAAGAAGACATATCTGTAATGAGAACTGAAGCCAAAGAGTTCCATGAATATTGCGATGAAAAATACTCGAAAATAAAATCCCATTTACAAGCGGTTTTGAAACCAGAACAGCAAGGCGG ATTCACAGACGAATGCCTAAAGGAACACGCAACAGCGATGAAAATGCTAACACATGCGTCGAAGTCCTATTTTCGTAAAATCTGTAGCGTTAAGGAAACGATTCGAATTTTAGAGAAACATTGTCACAGAGCAAAAAG AAACACTACAGAATGTTCCGAGGTTGTAATGACATTTGAAACAGAGCTTGgtttgttaaaagaaatgcaCAGGAAAAGGTTTGAAGAAttcgaaaacaatgataagGAAATAACACAGAAAGAACTCAGCAGGCAGAAAag TTTCATTGACGAAATTGATCgactaaaaaaacaacttcgTTCAAGCTGCGAACAACAGACTAAGGT ACGGAAACAGCTTAAAGAGACAGAAGCTATTGTAGATGATTTCGCAAAACAATTGGACGACAATAAATC GTATGGGCActctgcattctcaagccgcatctga
- the LOC128227854 gene encoding uncharacterized protein LOC128227854 isoform X2: protein MPADSGGHQSAVILTQDKGVNTDRNFKEEVKRKIRLLRDTSVKFTLFCQERESVISTLFSKLKETGRGHKEEDVNILKEHVREYAFRCTFESGKLFVLKEAVLNITEEYTYQFYVDMLEEDISVMRTEAKEFHEYCDEKYSKIKSHLQAVLKPEQQGGFTDECLKEHATAMKMLTHASKSYFRKICSVKETIRILEKHCHRAKRNTTECSEVVMTFETELGLLKEMHRKRFEEFENNDKEITQKELSRQKSFIDEIDRLKKQLRSSCEQQTKVRKQLKETEAIVDDFAKQLDDNKSYGHSAFSSRI from the exons ATGCCTGCTGACTCTGGTGGCCATCAAAGTGCTGTTATTTTGACACAGGATAAGGGAGTTAACACGGATAG AAATTTCAAAGAAGAGGTTAAAAGAAAAATACGTTTACTAAGAGATACATCTGTGAAGTTCACACTATTTTGCCAGGAAAGGGAAAGCGTGATCTctacattattttcaaaactgaagGAAACAGGCAGAGG ACACAAGGAAGAAGATGTCAATATtcttaaagaacatgttagagAGTATGCATTTCGCTGCACATTTGAAAGTGGGAAGCTATTTGTACTTAAAGAAGCAGTTTTAAATATCACTGAAGAATACACTTACCA ATTTTACGTTGATATGCTCGAAGAAGACATATCTGTAATGAGAACTGAAGCCAAAGAGTTCCATGAATATTGCGATGAAAAATACTCGAAAATAAAATCCCATTTACAAGCGGTTTTGAAACCAGAACAGCAAGGCGG ATTCACAGACGAATGCCTAAAGGAACACGCAACAGCGATGAAAATGCTAACACATGCGTCGAAGTCCTATTTTCGTAAAATCTGTAGCGTTAAGGAAACGATTCGAATTTTAGAGAAACATTGTCACAGAGCAAAAAG AAACACTACAGAATGTTCCGAGGTTGTAATGACATTTGAAACAGAGCTTGgtttgttaaaagaaatgcaCAGGAAAAGGTTTGAAGAAttcgaaaacaatgataagGAAATAACACAGAAAGAACTCAGCAGGCAGAAAag TTTCATTGACGAAATTGATCgactaaaaaaacaacttcgTTCAAGCTGCGAACAACAGACTAAGGT ACGGAAACAGCTTAAAGAGACAGAAGCTATTGTAGATGATTTCGCAAAACAATTGGACGACAATAAATC GTATGGGCActctgcattctcaagccgcatctga